A window of the Brumimicrobium sp. genome harbors these coding sequences:
- a CDS encoding TonB-dependent receptor plug domain-containing protein produces the protein MRYPLLFLILIFQIFQLHGQIDICGSVVVDKVLQHDAIVFLVGRKDTVRTDESGKFCFTNLPQGEYTLRATFVGYRSEPQKLNLDKSISKIRLEIKTPYLFDDLDVISKKTTDVKAEQSIKAEIVDLEEHKRSSTSVEQLMNNATGIKVRNNGGLGAESDIIVGGYNGKSVKFLIDGIPMDYLGSSMSITKIPTNMAHHIEIYKGVMPPEIGIDALGAAINIVTKPPTNTNTKVSYEFGSFNTHRLSLNSFVRSSEKFSFGVNAFANYSDNNFKVDDLPLDNETTGKTEYITAKLFHNGYKQVSGEVFVNIEKQKWADLLKISVNSYGLQKQIQNDMSSRARPYGGALRNEHTTVIPSLLYKKNFWDNKFQLSQFLVFSSINYALVDSVKDAYYDWEGNRHATISGTEMGTDMSNLTEPIIRTTINNFTYRGLFTYRFSDKHKLVLNAVENFLYRIADDLSEYDSKSYVTYNRFIAALGYQYKLWDERIEGLTQVKFMNSYTQGVVDDEFEIGEEEELSTVNFGTSLAQSIKYQSKNGWMARASAENTYRLPDQLEIFGDNVFILPNLKLKPETSLNINVSLGYRHKKYYKVEVSSYYRNTKDMIRLKELTQFRSMFLNLDKVRGYGIELEASVYPVERLEISGNLTYNEFRFKGSKDNISQNDHFMDARVSNMPFYFGNARISYEFKKLFTEKDKIKLYWTYSYVHQYYLDFIEKQFEPDGVLGIYGKSKIYTDRVIPIQHVNSAGFVWWIKLTEKEHILAFSAEINNMFNKPVYNNFRMQSAGRNFSMKLSYEF, from the coding sequence ATGAGGTATCCACTCCTTTTTCTCATTCTTATTTTTCAAATTTTCCAGCTACATGGTCAAATTGATATATGCGGTAGTGTGGTAGTTGACAAGGTACTCCAACACGATGCTATCGTATTTTTGGTAGGAAGGAAAGATACAGTTCGGACAGATGAATCTGGCAAATTTTGTTTTACTAATTTACCACAGGGAGAATATACGCTTCGAGCTACTTTTGTAGGATATCGCTCAGAACCTCAAAAATTAAACTTGGATAAAAGCATCTCCAAAATTCGTTTAGAAATAAAAACGCCCTATTTGTTTGATGATTTAGATGTTATTTCCAAAAAAACAACTGACGTTAAAGCCGAACAGTCAATTAAAGCTGAAATCGTAGATTTAGAAGAGCATAAACGTTCATCTACTTCGGTGGAACAGTTGATGAATAATGCAACGGGAATCAAAGTACGAAACAATGGAGGCTTAGGGGCTGAATCTGATATTATCGTTGGTGGATACAATGGGAAATCTGTCAAATTCTTAATAGATGGAATACCTATGGATTATTTGGGATCTAGTATGAGTATTACAAAAATCCCTACTAATATGGCTCACCATATTGAGATTTACAAGGGAGTGATGCCTCCAGAAATTGGAATTGATGCCTTGGGAGCTGCTATTAATATTGTCACTAAACCTCCTACAAATACGAATACTAAGGTGAGTTATGAATTTGGCTCATTCAATACGCATCGTTTGAGTTTGAATTCATTTGTGAGATCTTCGGAAAAATTTTCTTTTGGAGTAAATGCTTTTGCAAATTATTCGGATAACAATTTTAAAGTAGATGATTTACCCCTGGATAATGAAACTACAGGTAAAACGGAATATATAACGGCTAAATTATTCCACAATGGTTATAAACAAGTTAGTGGAGAAGTTTTCGTCAATATCGAAAAACAGAAATGGGCAGATTTACTTAAAATTAGTGTCAATAGCTATGGACTCCAAAAGCAAATTCAAAACGATATGTCATCTCGTGCCCGCCCTTATGGTGGAGCCCTACGAAATGAACATACGACTGTGATTCCGTCTTTGCTCTACAAAAAGAATTTTTGGGATAATAAATTCCAGCTTTCTCAATTCCTCGTGTTTAGCAGTATCAATTATGCATTGGTTGATTCAGTGAAAGATGCTTACTACGACTGGGAAGGGAATCGACATGCTACAATTTCAGGAACCGAGATGGGAACGGATATGTCGAATTTGACAGAGCCCATCATTCGTACAACAATTAATAATTTCACCTACCGTGGACTCTTTACCTACCGTTTTTCGGATAAACACAAACTGGTTTTAAATGCTGTAGAGAATTTTCTGTACCGTATTGCCGATGATTTGAGTGAGTATGATTCTAAATCGTATGTGACTTATAACCGTTTTATTGCGGCATTGGGTTATCAATATAAATTATGGGATGAACGCATTGAAGGGTTGACTCAGGTTAAATTTATGAATTCTTATACACAAGGTGTAGTAGATGATGAGTTTGAAATAGGTGAGGAAGAGGAACTTTCTACTGTGAATTTCGGAACGAGCTTAGCTCAATCTATTAAATACCAGTCTAAAAATGGTTGGATGGCACGTGCTTCTGCCGAAAATACCTATCGTTTACCAGACCAGTTGGAGATTTTTGGAGATAATGTTTTTATCCTACCCAATTTAAAGTTAAAACCCGAAACAAGTCTTAATATCAACGTAAGTTTGGGGTATAGGCACAAAAAGTACTACAAAGTTGAGGTTAGTTCCTATTATAGAAACACGAAAGACATGATACGTTTAAAGGAATTAACACAATTCCGTTCGATGTTCTTGAACCTAGATAAAGTGAGAGGATACGGAATAGAGTTAGAAGCAAGCGTGTATCCAGTGGAAAGATTAGAAATTTCTGGAAATCTAACTTACAATGAGTTCCGTTTTAAAGGTTCTAAAGATAACATCTCTCAAAATGACCATTTCATGGATGCACGGGTGAGTAATATGCCTTTCTATTTTGGAAATGCTCGCATTAGTTACGAGTTTAAGAAGTTATTTACCGAAAAAGATAAAATCAAACTTTACTGGACGTATAGTTACGTACATCAATACTATCTCGATTTTATAGAAAAGCAATTTGAACCAGATGGGGTTTTAGGAATCTATGGGAAAAGTAAAATTTATACAGATCGTGTAATTCCTATACAGCATGTTAATTCAGCGGGTTTTGTATGGTGGATAAAACTTACAGAAAAGGAGCATATTTTGGCATTTTCTGCAGAAATTAATAATATGTTCAATAAACCCGTGTATAACAATTTTAGAATGCAAAGTGCAGGTCGAAATTTTTCAATGAAATTAAGTTATGAATTCTAA
- a CDS encoding IS4 family transposase translates to MGLFRRCKNNNKPLIRQIIDFVPRWMLEACSKQFQGDKGCSKYKTYDQFVAMTFGQLNKCLTLSDISIGLGVNETYIKDLGLLQSPARSTMSDGNKKRNWKIYETLYFRLLKHYERILATKHQSKIIEEIKDQKIKLIDSTTISLCLSMFDWAKFRTAKGGIKIHTCWDDYLMIPDMINITEAKMHDRYGLSQLIFPKNTIIVEDRGYFDFQLMLNRIQAENVFVTRIKNNTVYETIQEIELPEVDDQDILKDEIIKLSGQKSKDCGIDQHYLRLVHVYKPDENKVIEIITNQLEWKARTIADLYKKRWDIELFFKAIKQNLQLKTFIGTSENAVKSQIYIALISYLILELIRRTTKKKVQSFSNFVEKIRICLPFYLSLNYVCDSISEGAKKIKRDKPPKIFDQYDLFSQ, encoded by the coding sequence ATGGGACTTTTCAGACGATGCAAAAATAATAACAAACCTTTAATTCGCCAAATAATAGATTTCGTACCTCGTTGGATGTTGGAGGCTTGCTCCAAACAGTTTCAAGGTGACAAAGGCTGTAGTAAATATAAAACTTACGACCAGTTTGTGGCAATGACTTTCGGACAGCTGAATAAATGTTTAACATTAAGCGATATTTCTATTGGTTTAGGTGTGAATGAGACGTATATTAAGGACTTAGGCTTATTACAAAGTCCTGCACGTTCAACAATGAGCGACGGTAATAAAAAGCGGAATTGGAAAATCTATGAAACGCTATATTTTAGACTCTTAAAACACTATGAACGCATTTTAGCAACTAAACATCAAAGCAAAATCATTGAGGAAATTAAAGACCAAAAAATTAAACTCATTGATAGCACCACAATTAGCCTCTGTTTATCGATGTTTGATTGGGCAAAATTTCGGACAGCTAAAGGAGGAATTAAAATCCACACTTGTTGGGATGATTATTTAATGATTCCTGATATGATAAATATAACTGAAGCCAAAATGCATGATCGCTATGGTTTATCTCAACTTATTTTTCCAAAAAACACCATAATCGTTGAGGACAGAGGCTATTTTGATTTTCAATTAATGTTAAATCGAATACAAGCAGAAAATGTTTTTGTTACAAGAATAAAAAACAACACTGTTTATGAAACCATTCAAGAAATAGAATTACCCGAAGTCGATGATCAAGATATCTTAAAAGATGAAATTATCAAACTTTCTGGTCAGAAATCGAAAGATTGTGGTATCGACCAGCATTATTTGAGATTAGTACATGTTTACAAACCAGATGAAAACAAAGTAATTGAAATTATAACAAATCAATTAGAATGGAAAGCTAGGACAATCGCTGATTTGTATAAGAAACGATGGGATATTGAACTCTTTTTCAAAGCAATTAAACAAAATCTACAATTAAAGACATTTATTGGAACGAGTGAAAATGCTGTAAAATCACAAATTTACATTGCTCTAATTTCATATCTTATACTTGAATTGATTCGTAGAACCACAAAAAAGAAAGTACAGTCATTCTCTAATTTTGTCGAAAAAATCAGAATTTGTTTACCTTTTTATCTCTCCTTGAATTATGTGTGTGACTCAATTTCTGAAGGCGCTAAGAAAATTAAAAGAGATAAACCTCCTAAAATATTTGATCAATATGACTTATTTTCTCAATAA
- a CDS encoding sulfotransferase domain-containing protein, which produces MQRRVLKFLIKLLNKIAYNVVTAKNHLNRYLYYMDFQMRDDDIYIVTYMKSGTTWMQVIVYNLLTEGNMDFNHIYDVSPWPSNQAAKGETAGNINAIPSPRILKFHDHYKDFDPSLKNKIIYVFRDGKDVAVSYFHHNKNYVNAELTFDENFEKYFNNPKNKMNYFSFNKDWFDNKYNLNILYISYESLKTDFDNTLKRIADFLNVKLTDDIVKRTKIHSSFQYMKEHEEKFGEVPPSSKLVYNQFIRKGEIGGWRNYFSDKQLKEYQENYDKLLGGFLE; this is translated from the coding sequence ATGCAACGAAGAGTACTTAAATTTTTAATAAAATTACTGAATAAGATTGCTTATAATGTTGTAACTGCAAAGAATCATTTAAATAGATATCTGTATTATATGGATTTTCAGATGAGAGATGATGATATTTACATTGTAACTTATATGAAATCTGGAACAACTTGGATGCAGGTGATTGTTTATAATTTACTAACAGAGGGAAATATGGACTTTAATCATATATACGATGTTTCACCTTGGCCAAGTAATCAAGCAGCTAAAGGAGAGACGGCTGGGAACATTAACGCTATACCATCTCCAAGGATTTTAAAATTTCATGATCACTATAAAGATTTCGATCCAAGCCTAAAGAATAAGATTATTTATGTTTTTAGAGATGGAAAAGATGTTGCCGTATCCTATTTTCATCATAATAAAAACTATGTAAATGCAGAGTTGACATTTGATGAAAATTTTGAAAAATATTTTAATAACCCCAAAAATAAAATGAATTATTTTTCTTTTAATAAGGATTGGTTTGACAATAAATACAACTTAAATATCCTTTATATATCTTATGAATCACTGAAAACGGATTTTGATAACACATTAAAGAGAATTGCTGATTTTTTAAATGTAAAACTAACAGATGATATTGTTAAACGTACCAAAATCCATTCATCATTTCAATATATGAAAGAACATGAAGAAAAATTCGGAGAAGTCCCTCCTTCATCAAAGCTAGTGTATAATCAGTTTATTCGAAAAGGTGAGATAGGTGGATGGAGAAATTATTTCTCAGACAAACAATTAAAAGAATATCAAGAAAATTATGATAAGTTATTAGGCGGTTTTCTTGAATGA
- the cysC gene encoding adenylyl-sulfate kinase, translated as MSKEKKVLEKPFISEAQRIQLMGHHAVVVWFTGLSGSGKSSLAKELEILLHTHGIHTYWLDGDDVRKGLNSDLSFNVEDRNENLRRIGEVSKLFRQAGIVTICSFITPLESQRTMLKNIIGRKNFVEIFVDTPIEECERRDVKGLYKKARNGEIQDFTGISSPYEIPKDPDLIIKTLSEDCKEASQRIFRFLVDEKRIKTI; from the coding sequence ATGTCAAAAGAGAAGAAAGTTCTGGAAAAACCCTTCATTTCTGAAGCTCAACGAATTCAATTAATGGGGCATCATGCTGTTGTTGTTTGGTTTACAGGTTTATCTGGTTCGGGTAAATCTTCTCTTGCAAAAGAATTAGAGATTTTACTGCACACTCATGGCATACATACATATTGGCTAGATGGCGACGATGTAAGGAAAGGATTGAATAGTGATTTATCTTTTAATGTTGAGGACAGAAATGAGAATTTAAGAAGAATAGGAGAAGTATCTAAATTATTTAGGCAAGCTGGAATAGTTACCATTTGCTCTTTTATTACACCACTAGAGAGTCAGCGAACAATGTTAAAAAATATAATTGGTAGGAAAAATTTCGTGGAAATCTTTGTAGATACTCCAATCGAAGAATGTGAACGACGTGATGTTAAAGGTTTATACAAAAAAGCACGAAATGGTGAAATTCAAGATTTTACTGGAATATCCTCTCCATATGAAATTCCTAAAGATCCAGATTTGATTATAAAAACCTTATCAGAAGATTGTAAAGAAGCAAGTCAAAGAATATTCCGTTTTCTTGTGGATGAAAAACGAATAAAAACCATTTAA
- the serS gene encoding serine--tRNA ligase, with amino-acid sequence MLEITRIRTEKETLIDGLKKRGVDFSPQLNEIYRLDEIWRSKKSDLENVQSESNSISKEIGNLMREGKKEEAEAAKAKTTELKDKEASIKEEVKELDEKILKLLYEVPNVPQTIVPAGKDENDNEVVIEIGKKTEFSGTPLPHWELAKKYDIIDFELGVKVTGAGFPFYKGKGAKLQRALINFFLHEGELAGYTEYMPPHVVNEASGYGTGQLPDKEGQMYHVGKDDLYLIPTAEVPLTNIYRDEILPSEDFSIKLTGYTPCFRREAGSYGSHVRGLNRLHQFDKVEIVRLEHPSNSEKALEEMVNHVKGLLEKLGLHYRILRLCGGDLGFTSAITYDFEVFSAAQEKWLEVSSVSCFETFQANRLKLRYKGNDGKTHLCHTLNGSALALPRILAALLENNQTPDGIKIPEVLHKYLTFTTIS; translated from the coding sequence ATGTTGGAAATCACTCGAATTAGAACAGAAAAGGAAACATTGATTGATGGATTAAAGAAACGTGGTGTTGATTTTAGCCCTCAACTCAATGAGATTTATCGTTTAGATGAAATCTGGAGAAGTAAGAAATCAGATTTGGAGAATGTTCAATCCGAGTCAAATTCAATCTCAAAAGAGATTGGAAATCTCATGCGTGAAGGGAAGAAGGAAGAAGCGGAAGCTGCTAAAGCAAAAACTACTGAGTTAAAAGACAAAGAAGCTTCTATCAAAGAAGAAGTGAAAGAGTTGGATGAAAAAATTCTTAAACTTTTATATGAAGTTCCAAATGTTCCCCAAACAATTGTACCAGCAGGAAAGGATGAAAATGACAATGAAGTAGTAATTGAAATCGGAAAGAAAACTGAGTTTTCCGGTACACCTCTACCTCACTGGGAATTAGCTAAAAAATACGACATTATTGATTTTGAATTAGGGGTAAAAGTAACAGGAGCAGGTTTCCCTTTTTATAAAGGAAAAGGAGCAAAACTACAACGTGCCCTAATCAATTTCTTTTTACACGAAGGTGAGTTGGCAGGATATACAGAATACATGCCTCCACACGTGGTTAATGAAGCAAGTGGTTATGGAACTGGACAATTACCTGATAAAGAAGGGCAAATGTACCATGTAGGGAAAGATGATTTATATTTAATTCCTACCGCTGAAGTGCCATTAACTAATATCTACCGCGATGAGATTCTTCCAAGTGAGGATTTCTCTATCAAATTAACTGGATATACTCCTTGTTTTAGACGTGAAGCAGGTTCGTACGGTAGTCATGTGCGTGGACTCAATCGTTTACACCAATTTGATAAAGTGGAGATTGTACGATTGGAACATCCTTCTAATTCTGAAAAAGCTTTAGAAGAAATGGTCAACCACGTGAAAGGATTACTTGAGAAATTAGGATTACATTATAGAATTCTTCGTTTATGTGGAGGAGATCTTGGATTTACTTCAGCAATCACATACGACTTTGAAGTATTCTCAGCAGCGCAAGAGAAATGGCTAGAAGTTAGTTCTGTTTCTTGTTTTGAGACTTTCCAAGCAAACCGTTTGAAATTGCGTTACAAAGGGAACGATGGTAAAACTCATTTATGCCATACCCTGAATGGTAGTGCACTTGCTCTTCCTCGAATTTTAGCAGCTTTATTAGAAAATAATCAGACTCCAGACGGAATCAAGATTCCTGAAGTTTTACATAAATATTTAACCTTCACAACTATTTCATAA
- a CDS encoding rhodanese-like domain-containing protein produces MADKQLIIDVRTTVEFSLGHIPNSINIPLDEVPDRVEEIKAMEGHIILCCASGGRSGNATGFLQNCGVDCENGGGWREVKEKLGL; encoded by the coding sequence ATGGCAGATAAACAACTCATTATTGATGTACGTACAACGGTAGAATTTAGTCTGGGTCATATACCTAATAGTATCAATATTCCGCTAGATGAGGTCCCAGATAGAGTGGAGGAGATTAAAGCTATGGAAGGGCATATTATCCTTTGTTGTGCATCAGGTGGCAGGAGTGGAAATGCAACTGGCTTTCTTCAAAATTGTGGTGTTGATTGTGAAAATGGAGGGGGTTGGAGAGAAGTCAAAGAAAAACTTGGATTATAA
- a CDS encoding bile acid:sodium symporter, with protein MKFKVDSFVIAIVISILLAYFFPQLGASNSPIPINRIASIGISLIFLFYGLKLDNKSITNGLKNWRLHVLVQGSAFIIFPLIVVFFFPFVKDTNYESTWLAFLFMAALPSSVSSSVVLVSMAKGNLTGAIFNASMSGIIGILITPFWIGLFISQTHISYDFTEIYLQLVTEIVVPLTIGLLLRKWLGSIAQKNTKKIDFFDKFIVLLIIYKSFVHSFEEKIFGSFSWWVLLSIFGLVIILFFTMFFLTGYLGKLFKFNRPDQITIQYCGTKKSLIHGTVFSKALFGQSSAIGLILLPLMIYHAFQILIISFHATKEGGVES; from the coding sequence ATGAAATTTAAAGTAGATTCCTTTGTAATTGCTATTGTAATTAGTATTCTGCTTGCTTATTTCTTTCCTCAATTAGGTGCATCTAATAGCCCTATTCCAATCAATCGGATAGCTAGTATAGGAATCTCACTTATCTTTCTTTTTTATGGACTTAAACTCGACAATAAATCGATTACAAACGGATTAAAAAATTGGCGCTTGCATGTTTTAGTTCAAGGAAGTGCATTTATTATCTTTCCTCTTATCGTTGTTTTCTTTTTTCCATTTGTAAAAGATACCAACTACGAATCCACTTGGCTAGCTTTCTTGTTTATGGCTGCCTTACCATCATCTGTATCATCATCAGTTGTACTCGTTTCTATGGCTAAAGGTAATCTGACTGGAGCCATTTTTAATGCAAGTATGTCCGGGATAATTGGAATTCTTATTACTCCTTTTTGGATTGGATTATTTATTAGTCAGACGCATATATCCTATGATTTTACGGAGATTTATCTTCAATTAGTTACCGAAATAGTGGTGCCTTTGACCATAGGTTTATTACTCAGGAAATGGCTTGGAAGTATAGCTCAAAAGAACACAAAGAAGATTGATTTCTTTGATAAATTCATAGTGTTGTTGATTATCTATAAAAGTTTTGTCCATTCCTTTGAAGAAAAGATTTTCGGTAGCTTTAGTTGGTGGGTACTGTTAAGTATATTTGGTTTGGTGATAATTTTATTCTTTACCATGTTCTTTTTAACTGGTTACTTAGGCAAACTATTTAAGTTCAACAGACCTGACCAGATTACTATCCAATATTGTGGAACTAAAAAATCATTGATACATGGGACCGTATTTTCAAAGGCCCTTTTTGGACAATCTTCTGCCATTGGATTAATCCTGCTTCCCTTGATGATATATCATGCTTTTCAGATACTAATCATTAGTTTTCACGCAACGAAAGAAGGGGGTGTTGAAAGTTGA
- the rsmI gene encoding 16S rRNA (cytidine(1402)-2'-O)-methyltransferase — protein sequence MSKLYVVPTPIGNIEDITLRALRVLKEVDFILAEDTRTTGQLLKQYDISKPLKSFHIHNEHKIVNRLVDEISASNGVAIVSDAGTPGISDPGFLIIRACIENNIDVTCLPGASAIIPAVVGSGFPCDSFVFEGFLPHKKGRQTKWKEIAEEKRSVVLYESPHRIVKALQEMVEFLEEDRLICIARELSKLYETFHRGTAKELLSYFETNPPKGEIVIVISAKK from the coding sequence ATGAGCAAATTATACGTTGTCCCAACTCCTATCGGAAATATAGAAGATATTACGCTTCGTGCTTTACGTGTTTTAAAAGAAGTAGATTTCATTTTAGCCGAGGATACACGCACAACTGGACAATTACTTAAGCAATACGATATCTCCAAGCCTCTTAAATCTTTCCACATTCATAATGAACACAAAATAGTAAATCGGCTAGTAGATGAAATAAGTGCTTCCAATGGGGTTGCCATTGTATCAGATGCGGGCACACCAGGGATTTCTGATCCAGGCTTTTTAATTATCCGTGCTTGTATAGAAAATAATATTGATGTAACCTGTTTGCCAGGGGCTTCAGCAATTATCCCAGCAGTTGTAGGAAGTGGATTTCCTTGTGATAGTTTTGTGTTTGAAGGTTTCTTACCGCATAAAAAAGGAAGACAAACCAAATGGAAAGAAATAGCAGAAGAAAAGCGTTCTGTTGTGCTCTATGAATCTCCCCATCGTATAGTAAAAGCTCTTCAAGAGATGGTTGAATTCTTAGAAGAAGACCGACTTATCTGCATTGCTCGTGAATTATCCAAGCTATACGAAACTTTTCATAGAGGAACAGCGAAAGAATTACTTTCATATTTTGAAACGAATCCACCAAAAGGAGAAATTGTTATTGTAATTAGTGCAAAAAAATAA